The Campylobacter concisus genome has a window encoding:
- a CDS encoding MqnA/MqnD/SBP family protein encodes MYAAVKFGWVSSKNLAFTSKALDIETLNEEALKGTYEATAISFALYPKICDEFALLRCAVSFGNGYGPKLIKLKGKQLKRNFKVALSGKNTTNALLFRIAYPEARIVYKNFLEIENAVLSGEVDAGVLIHESILNFSDQLCVEREIWDIWSELNGENLPLPLGGMALRRSLPITDAIECERVLSEAVRIATSHKPFLSHMLMERNLIRVGKDELKTYLNLYANDESISMNETQLKALNKLYQIGYDKGFFEKAIDVNDYLIPTEYNEVRFS; translated from the coding sequence TAGCCTTTACATCAAAGGCACTTGATATAGAAACACTAAACGAAGAAGCGCTAAAAGGCACTTATGAGGCCACAGCGATCAGCTTTGCACTCTATCCAAAAATTTGCGATGAATTTGCACTTTTACGCTGTGCGGTGAGCTTTGGCAATGGATATGGCCCAAAGCTTATCAAGCTAAAAGGCAAGCAGCTAAAGCGAAATTTTAAAGTCGCGCTATCTGGCAAAAATACGACAAATGCCCTGCTCTTTCGCATAGCCTACCCAGAAGCAAGGATCGTTTATAAAAATTTCTTAGAGATCGAAAATGCCGTGCTTAGCGGCGAAGTCGATGCTGGCGTGCTTATACATGAAAGTATCTTAAATTTCTCAGACCAGCTCTGCGTAGAGCGCGAAATTTGGGATATCTGGAGCGAGCTAAACGGCGAAAATTTACCGCTTCCACTTGGCGGCATGGCGCTTAGACGAAGCCTGCCCATAACCGACGCGATCGAGTGCGAGAGAGTGCTTAGCGAGGCCGTTAGGATCGCCACTTCGCACAAGCCATTTTTATCTCACATGCTAATGGAGCGAAACCTCATCAGAGTTGGCAAAGATGAGCTTAAAACGTATCTAAATTTATACGCAAATGACGAGTCAATAAGCATGAACGAAACGCAGCTAAAAGCGCTAAATAAGCTCTATCAAATAGGCTACGACAAAGGTTTTTTTGAAAAAGCTATCGACGTAAACGACTACCTAATTCCAACTGAATACAACGAAGTAAGGTTTAGCTGA
- the fliQ gene encoding flagellar biosynthesis protein FliQ, whose product MMQSTLVSLGVETFKIALYISLPMLLSGLIAGLIISIFQATTQINETTLSFVPKILLVVVVIIFLMPWMISMMVEFTTRMLDFIPEFIQ is encoded by the coding sequence CTGATGCAAAGTACGCTTGTCTCACTTGGAGTTGAAACCTTTAAGATCGCCCTTTACATCAGCCTTCCGATGCTGCTAAGCGGCCTAATCGCAGGTCTTATCATCTCCATTTTTCAAGCGACCACACAGATAAACGAAACCACGCTAAGCTTTGTGCCAAAAATTTTGCTAGTTGTCGTTGTCATCATATTTTTGATGCCTTGGATGATCTCGATGATGGTTGAATTTACCACCCGCATGCTTGATTTTATACCGGAATTTATCCAGTGA
- a CDS encoding UDP-N-acetylmuramate dehydrogenase: MTRLVDFSKFTSVRIGGVHEVFEVTSLEDLKSPHFLGAVMIGGGNNLLISPNPPKMAMLGKSFDYINLECFGDKICLEIGAATKSAKIYNFCKQNNIANLEFLKNIPGTLGGLIKMNAGLLKFSISDNLTHVRLARGWVSKDEINFSYRHSGIDEAILGAKFELQSGFDVSISEAISAKRANQPKGASFGSCFVNPEGYFAGALLEAVGLKGYAIGGAKFSEEHANFLINFNHASFEDATSLINLAKTRVLEKFGVELKTEVCIL; this comes from the coding sequence GTGACGAGGCTTGTTGATTTTTCTAAATTTACCTCGGTTAGGATAGGCGGCGTGCATGAAGTTTTTGAGGTAACTAGCCTTGAAGATCTAAAATCGCCTCACTTTTTAGGCGCTGTGATGATAGGCGGAGGTAACAACCTACTCATCTCGCCAAATCCCCCAAAAATGGCGATGCTTGGCAAGAGCTTTGACTATATAAATTTAGAATGCTTCGGCGATAAAATTTGCCTTGAGATAGGAGCTGCGACAAAATCTGCCAAAATTTATAACTTCTGCAAACAAAACAATATCGCGAACCTTGAGTTTTTAAAAAATATCCCAGGCACACTTGGCGGACTTATCAAGATGAACGCTGGGCTGCTTAAATTTAGCATAAGCGACAACCTCACGCATGTGCGTCTGGCTCGTGGCTGGGTGAGCAAGGATGAGATAAACTTTAGCTACCGCCACAGCGGCATAGATGAGGCTATTTTGGGGGCTAAATTTGAGCTTCAAAGTGGCTTTGACGTAAGCATTTCTGAAGCTATCAGCGCAAAAAGGGCAAATCAGCCAAAAGGAGCTAGCTTTGGTAGCTGCTTTGTAAATCCAGAGGGGTACTTTGCAGGGGCATTGCTTGAGGCGGTTGGACTAAAAGGATACGCGATAGGCGGAGCGAAATTTAGCGAGGAGCACGCAAATTTTTTGATAAATTTTAACCACGCAAGCTTTGAGGACGCCACTAGCCTTATAAATTTGGCAAAGACTAGAGTTTTAGAGAAATTTGGAGTAGAGCTTAAGACTGAAGTTTGCATTTTATAA
- a CDS encoding addiction module antitoxin, translating into MSEFLSEVFTLSFLFIAIGFYAIYRAKKAQSEHEKNVADYDKNLLNFAKILGVQNHIDLVKFDEILAQALKEKLIFKFNKRASQEEFVSFIKDENFKTKPQISQNNIDEAFLTLCASSLVEPLKLAILKNEDQIFGFLFEKERLFALIDSAALLGENIIICE; encoded by the coding sequence ATGAGTGAGTTTTTGAGCGAAGTTTTTACCCTTTCATTTTTATTTATAGCTATTGGGTTTTACGCCATTTATAGGGCTAAAAAGGCGCAAAGCGAGCATGAGAAAAATGTGGCTGATTACGATAAAAATCTACTAAATTTTGCCAAAATTTTAGGCGTTCAAAATCATATAGACCTAGTTAAATTTGATGAAATTTTAGCCCAGGCCTTAAAAGAAAAATTAATTTTTAAATTTAATAAAAGAGCCTCGCAAGAGGAATTTGTCTCTTTTATAAAAGATGAGAATTTCAAAACCAAACCCCAAATTTCACAAAATAATATCGACGAAGCCTTTCTTACACTTTGCGCTAGCTCACTTGTAGAGCCGCTTAAGCTTGCGATACTAAAAAACGAAGATCAAATTTTTGGATTTTTGTTTGAAAAAGAGCGCCTTTTTGCTCTAATTGATAGCGCTGCGCTGCTTGGCGAAAATATTATAATTTGCGAGTAA
- the recA gene encoding recombinase RecA, with the protein MAKEKDSDKKIAIPESEADKKKALELALKQIDKAFGKGTLLRLGDKEVEAIESIPTGSLGLDLALGIGGVPKGRIIEIYGPESSGKTTLTLHIIAEAQKAGGICAFVDAEHALDVKYASNLGVNTDNLYVSQPDFGEQALEIVETLARSGAVDLIVVDSVAALTPKSEIDGDMGDQHVGLQARLMSQALRKLTGILSKMKTTVIFINQIRMKIGMMGYGTPETTTGGNALKFYSSVRIDVRKIATLKQNDEPIGNRTKAKVVKNKVAPPFKVAEFDIMFGEGVSKEGEIIDYGVKLDIIDKSGAWFSYKAEKLGQGRENAKAYLKEHPEISDEIVAAIKGSMGIDHLISSGAKDEDDDTNEAGDE; encoded by the coding sequence ATGGCAAAAGAAAAAGATAGTGACAAAAAGATAGCTATCCCAGAGAGCGAAGCGGACAAGAAAAAGGCGCTCGAGCTTGCGCTAAAGCAGATCGATAAAGCTTTTGGTAAAGGCACGCTTTTAAGACTTGGCGATAAAGAGGTTGAGGCGATCGAGTCGATACCGACTGGCTCGCTAGGGCTTGATCTGGCTCTTGGAATAGGTGGCGTTCCAAAAGGCAGGATCATCGAGATCTACGGACCAGAGAGCTCTGGCAAAACCACGCTCACACTTCACATCATCGCTGAAGCGCAAAAAGCTGGCGGAATTTGTGCATTTGTCGATGCAGAGCACGCCCTAGACGTAAAATACGCTTCAAATTTAGGCGTAAACACTGACAACCTTTACGTCTCCCAACCAGACTTTGGCGAGCAAGCACTTGAGATCGTTGAAACGCTTGCAAGAAGCGGTGCGGTCGATCTTATCGTAGTTGATAGCGTCGCTGCGCTTACTCCAAAGAGCGAGATAGATGGCGACATGGGCGATCAGCACGTGGGCCTTCAGGCAAGACTTATGAGCCAGGCACTTAGAAAGCTAACTGGAATTTTAAGCAAGATGAAGACAACTGTTATCTTTATCAACCAAATTCGTATGAAGATTGGTATGATGGGATATGGCACGCCTGAGACTACAACTGGCGGCAATGCACTTAAATTTTACTCATCAGTAAGAATAGACGTAAGAAAGATAGCCACACTTAAACAAAACGACGAGCCTATCGGCAACCGCACGAAAGCAAAAGTTGTTAAAAACAAGGTCGCGCCTCCGTTTAAAGTGGCTGAATTTGACATCATGTTTGGCGAGGGTGTGAGTAAAGAGGGCGAGATCATCGACTATGGCGTAAAGCTCGACATTATCGACAAATCAGGCGCGTGGTTTAGCTACAAGGCCGAAAAACTAGGCCAAGGCAGAGAAAACGCCAAAGCCTACCTAAAAGAGCACCCAGAAATTTCTGACGAGATAGTGGCGGCGATAAAAGGCTCAATGGGGATCGATCACCTAATAAGCAGCGGCGCAAAAGACGAAGACGACGATACAAACGAAGCAGGAGATGAATAA
- the eno gene encoding phosphopyruvate hydratase: protein MVFIEDVEAHEVLDSRGNPTVRATVRLSDGTEASAIVPSGASTGKREALELRDKDERYAGKGVLKAVSNVNEKIAEAIIGLDAYNQKAVDEEMLELDGTHNYSNLGANAVLGVSMAVARAAAKSLNIPLYRYLGGVNASILPVPMFNIINGGAHANNSVDFQEFMIMPFGFSTFSEALRAATEIYHKLKSILNAVGHSTAVGDEGGFAPNLKDNEEPLKLISQAVKEAGYELGSQIKLALDVASSELYKDGKYELEGKKFSSDELISYYEKLCEKYPIFSIEDGLSEDDWSGWAELTKRLGSKVQLVGDDLFVTNEKILREGIEKKIANAILIKPNQIGSVTQTMQTVRLAQRNGYRCIMSHRSGESEDAFIADFAVALNTGEIKTGATSRSERNAKYNRLLEIELEAGEFLGDNI, encoded by the coding sequence ATGGTATTTATTGAAGATGTAGAAGCTCATGAGGTTTTAGACAGCAGAGGCAACCCAACAGTTCGTGCGACAGTTAGACTTAGCGACGGGACTGAGGCAAGCGCGATCGTACCAAGCGGCGCAAGCACCGGCAAGCGTGAAGCGCTCGAGCTTCGTGACAAAGACGAGAGATACGCTGGCAAAGGCGTTTTAAAGGCCGTTTCAAACGTAAATGAAAAGATAGCCGAGGCTATCATCGGCCTTGATGCTTATAACCAAAAAGCAGTTGATGAAGAGATGCTTGAGCTTGACGGCACACACAACTACTCAAATTTAGGCGCAAACGCAGTTCTAGGCGTATCTATGGCAGTAGCTCGCGCAGCTGCAAAGAGCCTAAATATCCCGCTTTATCGCTACCTTGGCGGTGTAAACGCTAGCATCTTGCCAGTGCCGATGTTTAACATCATAAATGGCGGCGCACACGCAAATAACAGCGTTGATTTTCAAGAATTTATGATCATGCCATTTGGCTTTAGCACATTTAGCGAGGCACTAAGAGCTGCAACTGAAATTTATCACAAGCTAAAATCTATCCTAAACGCAGTCGGACACAGCACGGCTGTCGGCGACGAGGGCGGTTTTGCTCCAAATTTAAAAGACAATGAAGAGCCACTAAAACTGATCTCACAAGCTGTAAAAGAGGCTGGATATGAGCTAGGCAGCCAGATAAAGCTAGCCCTTGACGTCGCTTCAAGTGAGCTTTACAAAGACGGCAAATACGAGCTTGAAGGCAAGAAATTTAGCAGCGACGAGCTCATTAGCTACTACGAAAAACTTTGTGAAAAATATCCGATATTTTCTATCGAAGATGGCCTTAGCGAGGATGACTGGAGTGGTTGGGCTGAGCTTACAAAAAGGCTTGGCAGCAAAGTGCAGCTAGTAGGCGACGATCTTTTTGTCACAAATGAGAAAATTTTACGCGAAGGTATCGAGAAAAAGATCGCAAATGCAATATTAATTAAGCCAAATCAAATAGGCTCAGTCACACAAACCATGCAAACTGTCCGCCTTGCTCAAAGAAACGGATATCGCTGCATAATGAGCCACAGAAGCGGTGAGAGCGAAGATGCATTCATCGCTGACTTTGCAGTCGCACTAAATACTGGCGAGATAAAGACAGGTGCCACTTCAAGAAGCGAGCGCAACGCGAAATATAACCGCTTGCTCGAGATCGAGCTTGAGGCTGGAGAGTTTTTGGGGGATAATATTTGA
- a CDS encoding AMIN domain-containing protein, producing MKKFWLVLSIFAASVFARENPFMPISELNTSVMTTNIIEKFDRFDSLSFKFPSDAALLLDVTIRYRANDGTIKEKRLADINKTIDYSDEFALNKVKNPEPVVAKKLDVSVTMANMPSQKVSTPVIIEKNETKISNKDRNKTSDMPTPNVVVIDLSTDKAKEATIKPEQKVVEIKIEPSTKPVDSVKNKKDVKFLGFISFLANDKELKIATKAKNLKHFAYEKNKIVLDFARPPRSFKTKSLKLENEHFKNVIIGWHDRYFRVVLELDKMHKYKLEAVENGYLLKLL from the coding sequence ATGAAAAAATTTTGGTTAGTTTTATCTATATTTGCAGCAAGCGTCTTTGCTAGAGAGAACCCATTTATGCCTATTAGCGAGCTAAATACAAGCGTTATGACAACAAATATCATAGAAAAATTTGATAGATTTGATTCTCTTTCGTTTAAATTTCCAAGCGATGCGGCACTTTTACTAGATGTCACCATAAGATATAGAGCAAATGACGGTACTATAAAGGAAAAAAGGCTAGCCGATATAAATAAAACTATCGATTACAGCGATGAATTTGCTTTAAATAAGGTAAAAAATCCAGAACCAGTCGTGGCAAAAAAGCTAGATGTTTCGGTCACAATGGCAAATATGCCTAGCCAAAAAGTAAGCACTCCCGTGATAATAGAAAAAAATGAAACTAAAATTTCAAATAAAGATAGAAACAAAACTTCAGATATGCCAACTCCAAATGTTGTAGTGATCGATCTTAGCACAGATAAAGCAAAAGAAGCTACCATAAAGCCTGAACAAAAGGTGGTCGAAATAAAGATTGAGCCTAGTACAAAACCAGTTGATAGTGTCAAAAATAAAAAGGATGTTAAATTTTTAGGTTTTATAAGCTTTCTAGCCAACGACAAAGAGCTAAAAATCGCTACAAAAGCTAAGAATTTAAAGCATTTTGCTTATGAGAAAAATAAGATCGTTCTTGACTTTGCAAGGCCGCCAAGAAGCTTTAAAACCAAGAGCTTAAAACTTGAAAATGAACATTTTAAGAATGTGATCATAGGCTGGCATGATAGATATTTCAGAGTGGTTTTAGAGCTTGATAAGATGCATAAATATAAGCTTGAAGCCGTTGAAAATGGATATTTGCTTAAGCTTTTATAG
- a CDS encoding tyrosine-type recombinase/integrase, with protein sequence MKYPLDCKDNFENSFIFWLTRYVKFKLSSLSNKELRDPKALASVNYALSREVKNIDQLDGLVKSARNAGLTGINTYFNPLKKIYETMKFYELSSLKQIDEELLSEILASTTGGLSDASKKNYRISVINFFAFLDKQNEEDGKAHVFDINLKNWGGVSGNKGQKLPEFMGEDEVKKFLDAIEESDFKQNSNRNKLIIKTIIFTGVRVSEALNLKRKDITEDGDLFIIRIRGKGNKYRIVMIKRHLIEAHLNAIAINYINKEGYLFINKKGTRLTQAYVSRIVEQILFKAGIRKEKNGAHMLRHTFATMLYKKQKDLVLVQEALGHASLNTSRIYTHFDSDKLKLAAKVAEDLAN encoded by the coding sequence TTGAAATATCCACTTGATTGCAAAGATAATTTTGAAAACTCATTCATATTTTGGCTCACCCGCTACGTCAAATTTAAGCTAAGTTCACTTTCAAATAAAGAGCTTAGGGATCCAAAGGCACTTGCAAGTGTGAATTACGCTCTAAGCCGCGAGGTAAAGAACATTGATCAGCTTGATGGCTTGGTAAAAAGTGCGAGAAATGCAGGGCTTACTGGCATAAATACCTACTTTAATCCACTTAAAAAAATATATGAAACGATGAAATTTTACGAGCTTAGCAGCCTAAAGCAGATCGATGAAGAGCTGTTAAGCGAAATACTAGCTAGCACGACTGGCGGACTAAGCGATGCTAGTAAGAAAAATTACCGCATCTCAGTGATAAATTTCTTTGCGTTTTTAGACAAACAAAATGAAGAGGATGGCAAGGCCCATGTTTTTGATATAAATTTAAAAAACTGGGGCGGAGTGAGCGGTAACAAAGGGCAAAAGCTGCCTGAGTTTATGGGCGAAGATGAGGTCAAAAAATTTCTTGATGCGATCGAGGAGAGTGACTTTAAGCAAAACTCAAATCGCAATAAGCTCATAATAAAAACGATAATTTTTACTGGCGTTCGTGTGAGCGAGGCTCTAAATTTAAAGCGAAAGGACATCACTGAAGATGGCGATCTTTTTATCATTAGGATCCGAGGCAAAGGCAACAAATACCGCATCGTTATGATAAAACGACACTTAATAGAAGCTCATCTAAACGCGATCGCAATAAACTACATCAATAAAGAAGGCTATCTTTTCATCAATAAAAAAGGCACCAGGCTTACGCAGGCTTATGTTAGCCGCATAGTTGAGCAAATTTTATTTAAAGCTGGCATCAGAAAAGAGAAAAATGGTGCCCACATGCTGCGCCACACCTTTGCAACGATGCTTTATAAAAAGCAAAAAGACCTTGTTTTGGTGCAAGAAGCTCTAGGTCATGCAAGCTTAAATACCTCGCGAATTTACACACACTTTGATAGCGACAAGCTAAAACTTGCCGCAAAGGTAGCTGAAGATCTAGCAAACTAG
- a CDS encoding molybdopterin-dependent oxidoreductase has protein sequence MQRREFLKRSAVLSTLTTSAMLADEDKDDYKPQANSLEPEFRVKDGKISLSDGHSVVFSMCHGCTTKCGIRLHVDEKNDKVVRCSGNPYHPLANLHWANFDTSINDALLATTASGEDEKRATVCARGAILPEMIDSPARILTPLKRVGKRGEGKWKSISFEQLVEEVVEGGDLFGEGHVDGLRAIYSDELIDSENPEYGTKRNQFLSFYLYDGRSDIVDRFVKKSFGTINHYSHGGICGGGFRVGGKIAHNAKGFAHTKPDYENSKFVIYWGTSPSNGGNPFQKQAKMLSYARGTRDDFAYAVVDPSVTNAVKYASSDKGRWIAIKSGTDSALAMAMIRWIIENEKYATNYLIQPNLDQAKLAGEIHWCNATHLVITEKDHKDYGKFALINNEWQVCSQDGKIQSYKVNEPAKLYYKGKILIDGKKVEVKSSMQLLKESAYKHSLEEYSKICGVSIEDIIWLCENFTKNGRQVSTNVHGGMMHTQAGMTTFAILCLNTLMGTYGYKGGNVNASAGTHEFLKGRYDLEGFEGAYKPNGLNLSRSGKYYETSSEYKRKVAAGGSGYPSTQPWYPISMPLVNETLTSHKAGYPYKVKVFINYMTNVLYGQAGLERAVLDALKDSKNLPLFVGIDAFMNETNAYADYIVPDGVNLENWALPNSLWGTIAKTSVVRYPAVSPKQAKDKNGGVIDVEAFYIAVAKRLGLKGFGKNAFKDKDGNFMDLDVKEQYYAAALANLAFDGEGVKDISNEDKKLSKISKIMDKLDPYLKDEEKPKVAHVLAKGGRYDSYESAYKGDKMTLKVPAPTPASIYYEPLGGHRHSITGEYMPGVPTLMLPVASDGTPLEKFFPRSEWKYVVSSRKSNIQHFYTFVSPRLRAVHPKNFIRIATDVAKEQGIVSGDKVKVTTPYGAQVGEAFVTDGVASGVISIEHGFGHDEFGIRTHIVDGKPAFGIANLEKGVNHNKLGLLDPKRNGEFSLNDWLVGTCARQALPAKIRKIG, from the coding sequence ATGCAAAGAAGAGAATTTTTAAAAAGATCAGCCGTGCTCTCAACACTAACCACGAGTGCTATGCTGGCAGATGAAGACAAGGACGACTATAAACCGCAGGCAAACTCACTAGAGCCTGAATTTCGAGTAAAGGACGGCAAAATTTCACTTAGTGATGGACATAGCGTTGTCTTTTCGATGTGTCATGGCTGTACGACGAAGTGTGGCATAAGGCTTCACGTAGATGAGAAAAACGACAAAGTTGTAAGATGTAGCGGCAACCCATACCACCCACTTGCAAATTTGCACTGGGCAAATTTTGACACATCGATAAATGACGCACTTCTTGCCACAACGGCAAGTGGTGAAGATGAAAAGCGAGCCACAGTTTGCGCTAGAGGAGCGATATTGCCTGAGATGATAGACTCACCTGCAAGGATACTAACGCCACTAAAGAGAGTTGGTAAAAGGGGTGAGGGCAAGTGGAAGAGCATAAGCTTTGAACAGCTAGTAGAAGAGGTAGTGGAGGGCGGAGATCTCTTTGGCGAGGGGCACGTGGACGGGCTAAGAGCAATATATAGCGACGAGCTAATCGATAGCGAAAACCCAGAGTACGGCACTAAACGCAACCAATTTTTAAGCTTTTACCTATATGACGGACGCTCAGACATCGTTGATCGCTTTGTCAAAAAGTCATTTGGCACTATAAATCACTACTCACACGGCGGAATTTGCGGTGGTGGCTTCAGGGTTGGCGGCAAGATCGCGCACAACGCAAAGGGCTTTGCACATACAAAACCAGACTATGAAAACTCTAAATTTGTCATCTACTGGGGCACTTCGCCGTCAAATGGTGGCAACCCTTTCCAAAAACAGGCAAAAATGCTCTCTTACGCAAGAGGCACTAGAGATGACTTTGCCTATGCAGTGGTCGATCCAAGCGTTACAAATGCTGTAAAATACGCCTCTTCGGACAAAGGCCGCTGGATAGCGATAAAGTCAGGCACCGACTCAGCTCTAGCCATGGCGATGATACGCTGGATCATAGAAAATGAAAAATACGCAACGAACTACCTTATCCAGCCAAATTTAGACCAGGCAAAGCTAGCAGGCGAGATACACTGGTGTAATGCCACGCATCTAGTCATCACCGAAAAAGACCACAAAGACTATGGTAAATTTGCACTTATCAACAATGAATGGCAGGTTTGCTCACAAGATGGCAAGATACAAAGCTACAAGGTAAATGAACCAGCCAAGCTCTACTACAAAGGCAAAATTTTAATAGATGGCAAAAAAGTCGAGGTAAAAAGCTCAATGCAGCTTTTAAAAGAATCAGCTTACAAGCATAGCTTAGAGGAGTACTCAAAAATTTGTGGTGTAAGCATTGAAGATATCATCTGGCTTTGTGAAAATTTCACTAAAAATGGCAGACAGGTAAGCACAAACGTGCATGGCGGTATGATGCATACGCAAGCTGGTATGACTACTTTTGCGATACTTTGTCTAAACACACTAATGGGCACTTACGGCTACAAAGGCGGCAACGTCAATGCAAGTGCTGGCACTCACGAGTTTTTAAAAGGCAGATATGACCTTGAGGGTTTTGAAGGCGCTTATAAACCAAACGGTCTAAATTTATCAAGATCAGGCAAATACTATGAAACAAGCTCTGAGTATAAGCGCAAAGTGGCAGCTGGCGGCAGCGGCTATCCATCAACTCAGCCATGGTATCCTATCTCTATGCCACTTGTAAACGAAACACTTACGAGCCACAAGGCTGGCTATCCATACAAAGTAAAAGTTTTCATAAACTATATGACAAACGTACTTTACGGCCAAGCTGGACTTGAAAGAGCGGTTTTAGACGCGCTAAAAGATAGTAAAAATTTACCACTTTTTGTGGGTATCGACGCCTTTATGAACGAAACAAACGCCTATGCTGACTACATCGTGCCAGATGGGGTAAATTTAGAAAACTGGGCGCTTCCAAACTCTCTTTGGGGAACAATCGCTAAAACTTCAGTCGTACGCTACCCAGCCGTTAGCCCAAAGCAAGCAAAGGATAAAAACGGCGGCGTAATCGACGTTGAGGCGTTTTATATAGCCGTAGCAAAGAGGCTTGGACTAAAAGGCTTTGGCAAAAATGCATTTAAAGATAAAGACGGAAATTTCATGGATCTTGACGTAAAAGAGCAGTATTATGCGGCTGCTTTGGCAAATTTAGCATTTGACGGCGAGGGTGTAAAAGATATAAGCAACGAAGATAAAAAGCTTAGTAAAATTTCAAAGATAATGGACAAGCTTGATCCTTATTTAAAAGACGAAGAGAAGCCAAAAGTGGCGCACGTGCTAGCAAAAGGCGGTAGGTACGATAGCTACGAGAGTGCTTACAAGGGCGACAAAATGACCTTAAAGGTGCCAGCGCCTACGCCAGCTTCTATCTACTACGAGCCACTTGGCGGGCATAGACACTCAATAACAGGCGAATATATGCCAGGAGTGCCAACTCTAATGCTTCCAGTTGCAAGCGATGGCACGCCACTTGAGAAATTTTTCCCACGCTCTGAGTGGAAATATGTGGTGAGCTCTAGAAAGTCAAATATACAGCACTTCTACACATTTGTTAGCCCAAGACTTAGAGCTGTTCATCCTAAAAACTTCATCAGGATTGCAACAGACGTGGCTAAAGAGCAAGGCATAGTCTCAGGCGATAAGGTCAAAGTGACTACGCCTTACGGCGCGCAAGTTGGCGAGGCATTTGTGACAGATGGCGTTGCTAGCGGGGTTATTAGCATAGAGCATGGATTTGGACATGATGAGTTTGGTATAAGAACGCACATCGTCGATGGAAAGCCAGCTTTTGGGATCGCAAATTTAGAAAAAGGGGTCAATCATAATAAACTTGGACTTCTTGATCCAAAAAGAAATGGCGAATTTAGTTTAAATGACTGGCTGGTTGGTACTTGCGCTAGACAAGCACTTCCTGCAAAGATAAGGAAGATCGGCTAA
- a CDS encoding 4Fe-4S dicluster domain-containing protein, whose product MQQTLNSRRSFIAAAGLFFATTALKAAPKDFSGSNVRYGMAIDLTRCVGCQSCTMSCMLENDVQPGAFRTIVSEYEARDKSGKMVVIASLPRLCNHCNNPACISVCPTGASHQRSNGIVKIDAKECIGCALCVEACPYHARYLSLHTYKADKCTFCDHRLRAGLQPACVESCVGGSRIIGDLNDPNSNIRKFLATHETMVIDSPKNTNPQVFYHGVSEILAKNNKKLELDNGYKKVISWSEEIAQ is encoded by the coding sequence ATGCAACAGACCTTAAATTCTCGTCGCAGCTTCATTGCAGCTGCAGGATTATTTTTTGCTACGACCGCGCTAAAGGCTGCACCAAAGGACTTTAGCGGTAGTAATGTTCGCTACGGCATGGCTATAGATCTAACAAGATGTGTTGGATGTCAGTCATGTACTATGAGCTGTATGTTAGAAAACGACGTTCAGCCAGGCGCTTTTAGAACCATTGTTTCCGAGTATGAGGCAAGAGATAAAAGCGGTAAAATGGTAGTCATTGCGTCACTTCCAAGGCTTTGCAACCACTGCAACAATCCAGCCTGTATTAGCGTTTGTCCAACTGGTGCTAGCCATCAAAGAAGTAATGGCATAGTAAAGATTGATGCAAAAGAGTGCATAGGCTGTGCGCTTTGCGTAGAGGCCTGTCCATATCACGCAAGATATCTTAGCCTGCATACCTACAAGGCCGATAAATGCACCTTTTGTGACCACAGACTAAGAGCAGGGCTTCAGCCAGCATGTGTAGAGAGCTGTGTGGGCGGTAGCCGTATAATAGGCGATCTTAATGATCCTAACTCAAATATTAGAAAATTTCTAGCCACACATGAGACTATGGTTATAGATAGCCCTAAAAATACAAATCCACAGGTGTTCTACCACGGCGTTAGTGAAATTTTGGCTAAAAACAATAAAAAACTCGAGCTTGATAATGGATATAAAAAGGTTATCAGCTGGAGCGAAGAGATAGCACAGTAA